One window from the genome of Moorena sp. SIOASIH encodes:
- a CDS encoding helix-turn-helix transcriptional regulator has product MTNLGDNLKKRRESLNITQREIAHELGVTVTTVQNWEAGRHIPKLYPNQLKVLCDLLKVTLDELAKWVTD; this is encoded by the coding sequence ATGACTAATTTAGGGGACAACCTTAAAAAAAGACGAGAATCCCTAAATATCACCCAGCGGGAAATCGCTCATGAATTGGGCGTAACTGTTACCACGGTGCAAAATTGGGAAGCGGGCAGGCATATCCCCAAACTCTACCCAAATCAGCTCAAGGTATTGTGTGACCTGCTGAAAGTTACCCTAGATGAATTGGCAAAGTGGGTAACTGATTGA